TGGTCGAGGTGGTGGCGGGCTGGGCGATCCTGCTGTGCGTGACGGGCCTTTATCTGCGCTGGCCGCGCCGGGGGAACCGGGCGCTGGCGCTGCGCGGGCGGCCCGGAGGGCGACTCTTCTGGCGCGATCTGCATGGCACGGTCGGCTTTCTGGCGGCGGGGGTGATCCTGTTTCTGGCCGTCACGGGCATGCCTTGGACGGAGGTGTGGGGCGGCGGGTTGCGCGCGGTGATCGCGGCGAAGGATATGGGGCGGCCGAAAATGGGGGCGATTCCCTGGAGCGCGCCGGTGAAGGAAACGCTGCCCTGGACATTGCGCGAGAGTGGCGCGGTGTCGGGCGGCGCGGGTGGCGTGGATGTCGATGCGGTGGCGCGGATCGCGGCGCAGCGCGGGCTGACGGGCGGCTATATGATCAGCTTCCCGGCGTCCGCAGGAGCGCCCTGGCTGCTGTCCACGCTGGTGGTGAAGGCGGAGGATGCCCGCGCTCTTACCATCGACGCCGGGTCCGGCGCGGTCGAGCAGGATATCGACTGGCGCATATTCGGTGCGGGCGCCAAGGCGGTCGAATGGGGCGTCGCCACCCATCAGGGGCAGGAATATGGCGAACCGAACCGGCTGTTGATGCTGGCAGGATGCTTTTGTCTGCTGTTGCTGTGCGTGACGGCGCCGGTTTTGTGGTGGAAGCGGCGGCCGGAAGGCCGATTGGCCGAACCGCCTGCTGCTACCCCGGCGGCCCGGCGTAATGTGGCCGCATTGATGCTGCTGCTGGGGCTGGTCTTCCCGCTCACCGGCCTCAGCATGATGGCGGCGCTGCTGGGCGAATGGGGGATGGTCCGCCTGCGGAAGGCGTGACGG
This region of Sphingobium sp. EM0848 genomic DNA includes:
- a CDS encoding PepSY domain-containing protein, translated to MENGAFYRAMWRWHFYAGLIVLPVLALMAVTGALYLYKPEIERAVYHDRIVLGTSGKALPPSRLVAAVEKESGGTVSQLQRPASTDESWRLTVGRTTWFVDPHDGRILGSMANGGVMKTVKDLHSLILTGPVGNRLVEVVAGWAILLCVTGLYLRWPRRGNRALALRGRPGGRLFWRDLHGTVGFLAAGVILFLAVTGMPWTEVWGGGLRAVIAAKDMGRPKMGAIPWSAPVKETLPWTLRESGAVSGGAGGVDVDAVARIAAQRGLTGGYMISFPASAGAPWLLSTLVVKAEDARALTIDAGSGAVEQDIDWRIFGAGAKAVEWGVATHQGQEYGEPNRLLMLAGCFCLLLLCVTAPVLWWKRRPEGRLAEPPAATPAARRNVAALMLLLGLVFPLTGLSMMAALLGEWGMVRLRKA